From Segatella copri, the proteins below share one genomic window:
- the rpiB gene encoding ribose 5-phosphate isomerase B has protein sequence MEVKTVGIACDHAGFPLKQFVLEYLEKKGYPVKDYGTYSDASVDYPDFGHALAKGIESGEVYPGIGICGSGEGIAMTLNKHQGVRAGLAWCKEIAHLVRQHNDANVLVLPGRFVDNKTAEAILDEFFATTFEGGRHERRVKKIPVQQ, from the coding sequence ATGGAAGTAAAGACAGTTGGTATTGCATGCGATCACGCAGGTTTTCCATTGAAGCAATTTGTATTGGAATATTTGGAAAAGAAGGGTTATCCTGTAAAGGATTATGGTACATACAGCGATGCGAGTGTAGACTATCCTGACTTCGGTCATGCTCTTGCTAAAGGCATTGAGAGCGGCGAAGTATATCCAGGCATCGGCATTTGCGGCAGCGGCGAAGGTATCGCCATGACATTGAATAAGCATCAGGGTGTACGTGCCGGATTGGCATGGTGCAAGGAGATTGCTCATTTGGTTCGTCAGCACAACGATGCCAACGTATTGGTACTTCCAGGTCGTTTCGTAGACAACAAGACCGCCGAGGCTATTCTCGACGAGTTCTTTGCCACAACATTCGAGGGTGGCCGTCACGAGCGTCGCGTCAAGAAGATTCCTGTTCAGCAGTAA